In the genome of Lacerta agilis isolate rLacAgi1 chromosome 2, rLacAgi1.pri, whole genome shotgun sequence, one region contains:
- the LOC117042924 gene encoding LOW QUALITY PROTEIN: cytochrome b-c1 complex subunit 8-like (The sequence of the model RefSeq protein was modified relative to this genomic sequence to represent the inferred CDS: substituted 1 base at 1 genomic stop codon), with translation MGIHFGNLERVKHVITYSLSPFEQRAFPNYFSKGILNVWRRFSSQVFRVVPPFVVAYVIYSWGTXELERLKRKNPADYENDE, from the coding sequence ATGGGTATTCACTTTGGAAACTTGGAGAGAGTAAAGCATGTGATCACCTACAGCTTGTCTCCATTTGAACAAAGAGCTTTCCCAAACTACTTCTCCAAAGGAATTCTTAATGTCTGGAGGCGGTTCAGTTCACAGGTCTTCCGGGTGGTGCCTCCCTTTGTTGTGGCCTATGTCATCTATTCCTGGGGAACCTAAGAACTTGAACGTCTTAAAAGGAAGAACCCAGCTGACTATGAGAATGACGAATAA